The following DNA comes from Bradyrhizobium sp. SK17.
ACGTTGGTGAGCTGGGTCTCCTTGTAGTTGGCGATCACATAGACGTTCGGCAGCGGCACGACATTGATCAGATTGGTGCCGATGTTGACGTAATCGCCCGGCTGCACCTGGCGCTCGCCGGTGACGCCGTCGAACGGCGCGACGATCCTGGTGTAGCCGAGCTTGAGCTTGGCCGACGCCAGCAGCGCCTTGGCGGCGTCGAGATCGGCGGCGCGTTGCTTCTTGGTGCCTTGCAGGACCTCGAGCTGATGGCGCTGCGCGGCGATCACCGCGCGGCTGGCCTTCACGTCGGCCTCCGCCTTGGCGTAGGAAGCCGTGGCCTGCTCGAGCCGCTGCCGCGTGCCGGCATCGGTTTGCGACAGCGACTGCTGACGGTCCTCCTCCTGCTTTGCCAGGGTCTGCTGCGCCTCGGCGGACAGCCGCGACGCCTCGGCCTGCGCGATGGTGGCATATTGCAGCTCGACCTGGTTGTTGAGGTTGTCGAGCGCTGCCTGGGCACCGACCACGCCGGCCTCGGCCTGCGCGACCTGCGCCTGGTAATCCGCAGGGTCGATCTGCACCAGGAGATCGCCGGCCTTGACGCGCTGGAAGTCGGAGACGGCAACCGTCAGCACTTCGCCCGAGACGCGGCTGGCGAGCTGCGTGAGCTCGGCCCGGACATAGGCATCATCTGTCGTCTGGATCGTGGCGCTGCCGACCCACGCGTTCCAGCGCGAGGTCGCCACGGCGACGAAGGCGAGCGCGACGAGCACCGCGAACAGCGGGATTGCGAAGCGGCGCCAGAAGCCTTTGGTTGCAGATTTCGGTGTCACTGGCGCTGTCGTGGGAGCAGGAGCCGGCTGGGCGACGCGTGAGACACCGTCTTGAACCTGCTCTGTCACGTTACACTCCTCAGTCACGCACCGGAACGCCGGACGAGCCTATTAGCACACCATGCCGATCGTGACTCAGACGGTCTTCTCCGGCCACCGGCAGAGATCGTTGATCAGGCATACTTCGCAGCGCGGCCCACGCGCGAGGCAGGTGTAGCGGCCGTGCAGGATCAGCCAGTGATGGGCGTGCAGCATGAATTCGGTCGGGATCACCTTCTCCAACCCGAGCTCGACCTCGAGCGGCGTCTTGCCGGGTGCGAGGCCTGTGCGGTTGCCGACACGAAACACATGGGTATCGACCGCCATCGTGCGTTCACCGAACGCCATGTTGAGCACGACATTCGCGGTCTTGCGCCCGGCACCGGGCAGCGACTCGATCTCGGCGCGGGTGCGCGGCACCTCGCTGCCGAACTCGGCGATCAGCTTCTCCGAGAGCGCGATGACGTTCTTGGCCTTGTTGCGGTAGAGCCCGATCGTCTTGATGTAGTCGCGCACTCTGTCTTCGCCGAGCGCGAGCATCTTCTCCGGGGTGTCGGCCACCTCGAACAGCGGCCGCGTCGCCTTGTTGACGCCGGCGTCGGTCGCCTGTGCCGACAGCACCACCGCAACCAGCAGCGTGTAGGGATTGAGATGCTCGAGCTCGCCCTTCGGCTCCGGATTGGCCTTGCGGAACCGGTCGAAGGCCTCATAGACCTCCGCCGCCGTCCATGGCTTCGGCTTTGCAGCTTTCTTGGCCGCCTTTGCCGGCGCCTGCTTGGCAGATTTCTTGGCAACGGGTTTGGGCAGCGGCTTTGCCGCTTTCGCGGCCTTCTTGTTCGGCGCGGACCGAACGCTTGACGTGCTGGCGCGTTGAGAGCGGATGATTTTGGCCATGAACGGGATATACTGACACGTCATGACCGCAGGCAACGACTTTGATCCCACGAGCGGCGCCGGGGATCGCGCTCCCGAGGCCGAGCCGAAACTGTTCTCGGCGCTGCTGACGCCGCATCGTTCGCTGAACCGCACCGGCTTCATCGTGCTGATGTCGTTCGTCACGGTGATCAGCTTCGTCGCCGGCGCGGTGTTCTGGTGGCTCGGCGCCTGGCCGATCTTCGGCTTCTTCGGCCTCGACGTGCTGGTGATCTACTGGGCGTTCAAGGTCAATTTCCGCACCGCCAGGGCCAGCGAAGAGATCACCGTGACGCCGTCGGAACTGCGCGTCCGCCGGGTCAGCCACCGCGGCCACGTCGCGGAATGGGTGCTCAATCCGCTCTGGGTGCGGTTCGAGCAGATCTCACATGAGGAGTTCGGCATCGAGCGGCTTTATCTGGTCTCGCGAGGCCGCCGGGTCAGCGTCGGCAGCTTCCTCGGTCCGGACGAAAAAGCCAGTTTCTCCAAAGCCTTGACCGCTGCGTTGAACGCCGCGAAACGCGGCCCTACCTACAACCCCATCATCTAATCGAGCTTTGCTTGAGCATGATCATGCCGGAAAACCGGTGCCCACTTTTCCGGATCATGCTTGTCAGAAATCGGGTGGTTTGGACGCGCCATGGCTCCTAAATCAGACACCATGATGACACTCGCCATACACGATCAGCGCCTGGCCAAGCCGGGCCTCCAGCACGCCGCGCTGCGCGACTATGATTCGGTGCGGCGCGCCATCGCCTTCATCTCGGAGCACTGGCGCACGCAGCCGACGATCGAAGCGATGGCCGATGCCGCCGCCGTCACGCCGGATGAGCTGCACCATCTGTTCCGCCGCTGGGCCGGGCTGACCCCGAAGGCCTTCATGCAGGCGCTGACGCTGGATCACGCCAAGAACCTGTTGCGCGATTCGGCCAGCGTGCTCGACGCGGCGCTCGACTCCGGCCTTTCGGGGCCGGGCCGGTTGCACGATCTGTTCGTCACCCATGAGGCGATGTCGCCGGGCGAATGGAAGACCGGCGGCGGCGGCATGACGCTGCGCTACGGCTTCCATCCCTCGCCGTTCGGCACCGCGATCGTGATCGCGACGGATCGCGGACTGGCGGGGCTTGCGTTCGCCGATCCCGGCGACGAGCAGACCGCATTCGCCGACATGAAGCGGCGCTGGCCGAACGCGACCTATGTCGAGGACACCGACGGCACCAGCGCATTGGCGCAGCGCGTGTTCGACACTAGGCTGTGGCGCGCTGACCAGCCGCTGCGCGTCGTGCTGATCGGCACCGACTTCGAGGTCCGGGTGTGGGAAACGCTGCTCAGGATCCCGATGGGCCGCGCGGTGAGCTATTCGGACATCGCCAACAAGATCAGCAACCCGAAGGCCTCGCGCGCGGTCGGCGCCGCGGTCGGACGCAACCCGGTGTCATTCGTGGTGCCGTGCCATCGCGCGCTCGGCAAGAGCGGCGCGCTGACCGGCTATCACTGGGGCGTCACCCGCAAGCAGGCGATGCTCGGCTGGGAAGCCGGGCAGGTGGGATTGCATTGAGCGATTGTAGGATGGGTAGAGCGCAGCGAAATCCATCACTCGCGCAATGAAGACGAAGATGATGGGTTTCGCTGCGCTCTACCCATCCTACCGTCCTACCCCGCCAGATCGACCTTCGACGCCACGGTCGAATCGGCATTGAGCCGATAGACCACCGGCGCGCCGGTGGCGAGTTCGCGCTTGAGGATCTGCTCCGGCGAAAGCTTCTCCAGCACCATGATCAGCGCGCGCAGCGAATTGCCGTGGGCGGCGATCAGCGTGCGCTGGCCGCGCAGCACGCCGGGCAGGATCTCCTGCACGTAATAGGGCAGCGTGCGCGCCAGGGTGTCCTTCAGGCTCTCGCCGGCGGGCGGCGGCACGTCGTAGGAGCGGCGCCAGACCAGCACCTGGTCCTCGCCCCACTTCTTGCGGGCGTCGTCCTTGTTGAGGCCGGAGAGATCGCCATAGTCGCGTTCGTTGAGCGCGAGATTCTTCGTCGTCGGCAGCCCGGTCTGGCCGATCTCCTCCAGCATCAGCTTCAGCGTGTGCTGGGCCCGCGTCAGGTCGGAGGTGAAGGCGACATCAAACGACAGGCCCTGCGCCTTGAGCTTGCGGCCGGCGTCCTTCGCTTCGCCGACGCCTTGCTCGGTGAGGTCGGGGTCCTTCCACCCGGTGAACAGATTCTTCAGATTCCATTCGCTCTGACCGTGACGAACGAGCACGAGAAGACGATCACTCATTTCAGATTCCGTTTTCGCTTTGGCTGGATTTGATCTCGTCGAGCGGTCTCAGTCGTTCAACCCGAGAACGTCGGTCATCGAATACATGCCGGGCTTCTTGCCATGCGCCCACAGCGCCGCCTTCAGCGCGCCTTGTGCGAACAGCGCGCGATCCTCGGCATGATGCGACAGCGTGATGCGTTCCGAGGGTCCGGCAAAGATCACGCTGTGATCGCCGGCGGCGGTGCCGCCGCGCAGCGAAGCGAAGCCGATGTCGCCGGCACGCCGGGCGCCGGTGAGGCCGTCGCGGCCGCGTGCCGAATGCTGCTCGAGCGCGATCTTGCGTCCCGCAGCGGCGGCTTCGCCGAGCATCAGGGCGGTGCCCGACGGCGCATCGATCTTGGACTTGTGGTGCATTTCGAGAATTTCGATGTCGAAGCCCTGGTCGAGCGACTGCGCGACGCGCTTGACGAGCGCGGCGAGCAGATTGACGCCGAGGCTCATATTGCCCGACTTCACCACGATGGCGCGATTGGTGACGCTCCTGATCACCGCATCGTCGGACGGCGACAGGCCGGTGGTGCCGATGACGTGGACCAGGCCACGCTCGGCCGCAATCGCGACATTGGCGATGGTGGCGGCCGGCACGGTGAAATCCAGGATGCCGTCGGCGTTGGCCGACATCGACCACAGGTCGGCCGACAGCTTGACCCCATTGGCGGGGAGCCCGGCCAACACGCCGGCATCCTTGCCGAGCAGCTCCGAGCCCGGCGCTTCCAGCGCGCCGACCTGCACCGCCCCCGGGGTTTCATCAATCACCCGCGCCAGCGTGCGACCCATCCGGCCGCCGGCTCCCGCAACAATCAGACGCATGTCAGCCATGGCTCACCTCTCAAAGCCGTATAGCGAGCCATGGCTGTTCCGGCAACCGAACCGGCCGCCCGACGGTCAGGGTTGCGGGCCGTCATAGCCCTCGATGACGATCAGGTCGGCGATCGAATGAGGCTGCCGCACCTTGATGTTGGCCTGGTACTCCGGCGAATTGTAGCAGGCCATCGCGGTTGCGTAGTCGGGGAATTCGATCACGACATTGCGGGAGCGGCTCTGGCCCTCGACGCAGTTGAGCTGGCCGCCGCGGACCACGTAACGGCCGCCGAACTTCTTGAAGATCGCGAGATTGGCGACCGCGTAGGGCTTGTAGCCCTCGTCATTGTGAACGTCGACGCGTCCGATCCAGTATCCCTTCGCCATCTGTCTTCTCCCTTGTTGCAGGTTCAGGCGAGCGCCTGGGCGATCTCGGTTTGAATGGCTTCGGCCGCGGCCTTCGGATCGGCGGCGTCCATCACCGGACGTCCGACCACCAGATAGTCGGCGCCGGCGGCAATGGCGCGGGCCGGGGTCATGATACGCTTCTGGTCGCCGGTCGCCGAGCCCGCGGGGCGGATCCCCGGCGTCACCAGGTGCATCCGATCGCCGACGATTATGCGCAACGCAGCCGCCTCCTCGGGCGAGCTGACGAGGCCGTCGACCCCCACCGCCAGCGCCTGCCTGGCGCGCGCCTCGACGAGGTCGGAGACGTTGAGGCGATAGCCTGCCGCCTGAAGGTCGGCCTCGTCGTAGGAGGTTAGGACCGTCACCGCGAGGATCTTCAGGCTGGTGCCGGCGCGGGCCTCGACCGCCGCTTTCATGGTCTGCGGATAGGCATGCACGGTGAGAAAGGTCGCGCCGAGACCGGCGACGCTCTCGACGCCGCGCGCGACCGTGTTGCCGATGTCGTGCAGCTTGAGATCGAGAAACACCTTCTTGCCGCTGCCGGCAAGCTGCTTGGCCAACGCGAGGCCACCGGCGTAACCGAGCTGATAGCCGATCTTGTAGAAGGTGACGCTGTCGCCGAGCCTGTCGATCATCGCCTCGGCGCTCGCGACCGACGGCAGATCGAGCGCCACAATCAACCGGTCCTTCGGAGCGATCCCTGGAATGATCTTGGCTGGCTGCATGTCACCTCACATCATGCGTTGGGAATGGTCGATCAGCTGCCGCACCAGTGCCCGCATCGCGTCGATGTCGGCCTGGTGTTTCAGGCGATCCATATCGTCATAAGCCTGCTCGGCGAATGACAGCGCGAGCTGGTTCGGGATCACGCTCGCGTAGCAGGCCGACAGGATCAGGCGCAGCGCCGCCAGCGCACGGCTGCCGCCGAGCCGGTTGCCGGATGCCGCGGCGATCGCGAACACCCGCTCGCGGAACACCTGGCCGCGCGTCTCGTGCGGATCCTGCACGCGGCTGACCCAGTCGATCGTGTTCTTCACCAGCGCCGGCACCGAGGAATTGTATTCCGGGGTCACGATCAGCACGCCGTGATGGGCGCCGATCATCCGCTTCAGGTTGACCGCGTGCTGCGGCACGCCCGATTTGGCCTGTAGGTCGCCGTCATAGATCGGCAGCGGGAAGTCGCCGAGCGAGATGCGACCGACGTCGGCCCCCAGCTGCGCGAGCTCGTGCGCCAGCACGGCGGCGAGCTTCGCATTGAGCGAGCCGGACCGAAGCGATCCCGGGATCACGAGGATTTTCAGCGCGGACATTCAGGACATCGCGGTTGGGACCCGCCCGGCGCGATGACGCAAGGCGCGTTTCAGCCCTTGCGATACACCCAGACCCGCGCGGGCGGAAGGTTCATCCAGATCCGCTCCGAGGCCTCTGTGGACACGCCCGGCAGCGACTTCGGAATCGGCGGCACCACCGAATAGGTGAACTGCACGAAGGGCGCGCCGGGGGCGAGCGCCAGGAAGGCGTCGCGGACCAGTTTCAGGCGGGTCAGCATCGGCTTGGTGACCAGCGGCAGGCCGGAGACCACGGCCGAGGCCGGAGACTTCATGACGTCCCACAGCGTGTCGCGCAACCGGTAGGCGTCACCCTGCACCACCTTGGCCTGCGGATAGCGTTCGCGCAGCAACGCGCAGAAGCCGGGATTGTACTCAACCAGGACGAGACGCTTCTGATCGACGCCATGCTCGATCAGCGCATTGGTGATCGCCCCGGTGCCTGGTCCAAGCTCGACGACCGGCCCTTCGGCGTCACGATCGACATATTGCGCCATGGTGCGCGCAAGCAGCCGTCCGGACGGCATCACCGCGCCCATATGCAGCGGTTTCTCAATCCATGAACGGAGAAAACGAACCTCGTCGTCGAGACGGAGGGGCTTCTTCGACGCACGCACGGACGATTGCAAAGGCATGTCGCTACCAGGCGGGGACCGCACAATCGAGCGGTTGTCAGAAAACAGTCATAAACACGTATAGATCGAAGTCGTTACGGTCAAGCGCAACGACTTCGACTAGACGGCGCGGTTGCCGAAGAAGTCCTTGACCTTAGAGAAGAAACCCGCGGCCTCCGGCTGGGTTGCGCCGGACGAGAGTTTTTCGAACTCCATCAGCAATTCCTGCTGTTTCTTGGTCAGATTCTGCGGGGTTTCGACCACAACCTGGACGTACATGTCGCCGGTCTGGCGCGACCGGAGCACCGGCATGCCCTT
Coding sequences within:
- a CDS encoding HlyD family secretion protein, translated to MTPKSATKGFWRRFAIPLFAVLVALAFVAVATSRWNAWVGSATIQTTDDAYVRAELTQLASRVSGEVLTVAVSDFQRVKAGDLLVQIDPADYQAQVAQAEAGVVGAQAALDNLNNQVELQYATIAQAEASRLSAEAQQTLAKQEEDRQQSLSQTDAGTRQRLEQATASYAKAEADVKASRAVIAAQRHQLEVLQGTKKQRAADLDAAKALLASAKLKLGYTRIVAPFDGVTGERQVQPGDYVNIGTNLINVVPLPNVYVIANYKETQLTNVKPGQPVEVTVDTFSGERLRGTVERIAPASGSQFALLPPDNATGNFTKVVQRIPVRIRFDKGQPLLERLLPGMSVVTRINTGEAAANGGK
- the nth gene encoding endonuclease III, whose product is MAKIIRSQRASTSSVRSAPNKKAAKAAKPLPKPVAKKSAKQAPAKAAKKAAKPKPWTAAEVYEAFDRFRKANPEPKGELEHLNPYTLLVAVVLSAQATDAGVNKATRPLFEVADTPEKMLALGEDRVRDYIKTIGLYRNKAKNVIALSEKLIAEFGSEVPRTRAEIESLPGAGRKTANVVLNMAFGERTMAVDTHVFRVGNRTGLAPGKTPLEVELGLEKVIPTEFMLHAHHWLILHGRYTCLARGPRCEVCLINDLCRWPEKTV
- a CDS encoding DUF2244 domain-containing protein yields the protein MTAGNDFDPTSGAGDRAPEAEPKLFSALLTPHRSLNRTGFIVLMSFVTVISFVAGAVFWWLGAWPIFGFFGLDVLVIYWAFKVNFRTARASEEITVTPSELRVRRVSHRGHVAEWVLNPLWVRFEQISHEEFGIERLYLVSRGRRVSVGSFLGPDEKASFSKALTAALNAAKRGPTYNPII
- a CDS encoding bifunctional helix-turn-helix domain-containing protein/methylated-DNA--[protein]-cysteine S-methyltransferase, whose translation is MMTLAIHDQRLAKPGLQHAALRDYDSVRRAIAFISEHWRTQPTIEAMADAAAVTPDELHHLFRRWAGLTPKAFMQALTLDHAKNLLRDSASVLDAALDSGLSGPGRLHDLFVTHEAMSPGEWKTGGGGMTLRYGFHPSPFGTAIVIATDRGLAGLAFADPGDEQTAFADMKRRWPNATYVEDTDGTSALAQRVFDTRLWRADQPLRVVLIGTDFEVRVWETLLRIPMGRAVSYSDIANKISNPKASRAVGAAVGRNPVSFVVPCHRALGKSGALTGYHWGVTRKQAMLGWEAGQVGLH
- a CDS encoding 2,3-bisphosphoglycerate-dependent phosphoglycerate mutase; protein product: MSDRLLVLVRHGQSEWNLKNLFTGWKDPDLTEQGVGEAKDAGRKLKAQGLSFDVAFTSDLTRAQHTLKLMLEEIGQTGLPTTKNLALNERDYGDLSGLNKDDARKKWGEDQVLVWRRSYDVPPPAGESLKDTLARTLPYYVQEILPGVLRGQRTLIAAHGNSLRALIMVLEKLSPEQILKRELATGAPVVYRLNADSTVASKVDLAG
- the dapB gene encoding 4-hydroxy-tetrahydrodipicolinate reductase — translated: MADMRLIVAGAGGRMGRTLARVIDETPGAVQVGALEAPGSELLGKDAGVLAGLPANGVKLSADLWSMSANADGILDFTVPAATIANVAIAAERGLVHVIGTTGLSPSDDAVIRSVTNRAIVVKSGNMSLGVNLLAALVKRVAQSLDQGFDIEILEMHHKSKIDAPSGTALMLGEAAAAGRKIALEQHSARGRDGLTGARRAGDIGFASLRGGTAAGDHSVIFAGPSERITLSHHAEDRALFAQGALKAALWAHGKKPGMYSMTDVLGLND
- a CDS encoding DUF1330 domain-containing protein; protein product: MAKGYWIGRVDVHNDEGYKPYAVANLAIFKKFGGRYVVRGGQLNCVEGQSRSRNVVIEFPDYATAMACYNSPEYQANIKVRQPHSIADLIVIEGYDGPQP
- the pyrF gene encoding orotidine-5'-phosphate decarboxylase; this translates as MQPAKIIPGIAPKDRLIVALDLPSVASAEAMIDRLGDSVTFYKIGYQLGYAGGLALAKQLAGSGKKVFLDLKLHDIGNTVARGVESVAGLGATFLTVHAYPQTMKAAVEARAGTSLKILAVTVLTSYDEADLQAAGYRLNVSDLVEARARQALAVGVDGLVSSPEEAAALRIIVGDRMHLVTPGIRPAGSATGDQKRIMTPARAIAAGADYLVVGRPVMDAADPKAAAEAIQTEIAQALA
- a CDS encoding NADPH-dependent FMN reductase codes for the protein MSALKILVIPGSLRSGSLNAKLAAVLAHELAQLGADVGRISLGDFPLPIYDGDLQAKSGVPQHAVNLKRMIGAHHGVLIVTPEYNSSVPALVKNTIDWVSRVQDPHETRGQVFRERVFAIAAASGNRLGGSRALAALRLILSACYASVIPNQLALSFAEQAYDDMDRLKHQADIDAMRALVRQLIDHSQRMM
- a CDS encoding class I SAM-dependent methyltransferase, which produces MPLQSSVRASKKPLRLDDEVRFLRSWIEKPLHMGAVMPSGRLLARTMAQYVDRDAEGPVVELGPGTGAITNALIEHGVDQKRLVLVEYNPGFCALLRERYPQAKVVQGDAYRLRDTLWDVMKSPASAVVSGLPLVTKPMLTRLKLVRDAFLALAPGAPFVQFTYSVVPPIPKSLPGVSTEASERIWMNLPPARVWVYRKG